DNA sequence from the Methanolobus sp. ZRKC5 genome:
CATTTGTAGTGAAAGATGCATCTGGAATAGTTGAAGCAGGAGTACTGACAGTTATGTAAGCAGCTCTTGTTTTCACGTCACTTGCAGTTCCATTTACTGCAGTGAGGACAACAGTATATGTACCGTCAGAAGTATAGTTGAAAATTGGATTCTGTTCTGTGGAATCATTAGTGCCATCATTATCAAAGTCCCAGTACCACTCTGTAGCATTTGTAGAACTATCAGTGAATAAAACAGTAAGAGGATTGTCACCAGAAGTTATGTTTGCTGTGAAATCTGCAACCGGTTCAATATCAGAACTTACTGCATTAACTGTTATGTAGTCAGCTCTTGTTTTCACGTTACTTGCAGTTCCATTTACTGCAGTGAGGACAACAGTATATGTACCGTCAGAAGTATAGTTGAAAATTGGATTCTGCTCTGTGGAATCATTAGTGCCATCATTATCAAAGTCCCAGTACCACTCTGTAGCATTTGTAGAGCTATCAGTGAATAAGACAGTAAGAGGATTGTCACCAGAAGTTATGTTTGCTGTGAAATCTGCAACCGGTTCAATATCAGAACTTACTGCATTAACTACTATATAGTCCATTTTTGTTTCCACGGCACTTTCAGTTCCATTTACTGCAAAGAGAACAACAGTATAGGTACCGTCAGAAGTGTAAGTGTAAATCGGATTTTGTTCTGAGGAATCATTAGTACCATCATTATTAAAATCCCAGGACCAAGAAGTCGCATTGAGAGAGTTGTTTGTGAATTGCACAACCAACGGAACGTCACCTGAAGTTACATTTGATGTAAAATCAGCAGTAACATTTGCGGCCGAGCCTACAGTGCTGCAGAAAAGCATTAATGAAAATGCGATTAAAATAAATTGAAATTTCTTTTGCATTATAAAACTTCCTTAAACTATAAACAACTAAATTGTAAACAACGTAAACTAATCATGCCTAATCTTAATCCCCCAATTGTAGATAACCTTTTCGATATATAGTCAGGTTTTGCCCATTACGGCACCTAATGACAGTACCAACGTCCTGCTCAACTACTTCACCTATAACATTTAAATAACATACGCTTTGGGCAGTTTCCAGTTTATCAGGAGAGACCGTGAAAAGTAATTCAAAGTCCCCTCCTGTGTAAAGTGCAAATTCTGTAAGAACATCAGGATCGGATGTTATGAACTCAGAAATCTCAGCTTGTATCGGCAGAGAATCCTCCTCTATCCTGAAGCCTACGCAATTAAGGTCTGCAAGGTCATGCAGTGACATTGCCAGACCATCACTTGTGTCCATCATACATGTTACAGCACCGGAACTCGCAAGTTTCATCGCTTCGTTAACACAAGGAATAGGCGTAAGCAGTTTATTGAGAAGACTACCAGGAATTGTAATATTTTTCTCAATTGCATGAAGTGCGGCTCCGGCAGAACCTGCAAAACCTGTCACACAAACCTTGTCACCGATCCTTACACCTTTTCGGGTCAACAGTTCAGATTTTTTGACTTTGCCAAGTGCAGTACCAGTAATAGTTAGTTCATCGTGGGTGTCAATATCCCCACCTATGACTGAAGTGCCACAGAATTTGGCACAATCATCCATTCCTCTGGAAATTTCCTCAACAAAGGAAATATCCGTGTCTTTGGAAAAACCCATGGCAGAAAGAAAACCTATTGGACGTGCACCCATAGAAGCCACATCGCTGAAATTCACAGCAGCTGACATCCAACCTATCTGCCAGGGGGTCATCTGAAGAGGAAAATCTGTTTTCCGATGTAGCATATCAGTTGTTATCACCATATACTCATCACCAGAGATGTCAACAACTGCACAATCATCAGTTCCAGATCCGATGCGAACATCAGGGTTGCAACCATTATTGAAAATACCGGATAAACGCTTTATAAGTGAACGCTCACCTATTTCAGATACAGGAGTAGAGCCAGTCATATTTTACCTGCTATTTTGATGTGACTATATATAATTACTTAGCACGAAGTGATAAACAGCAAATGAATAACTAATAGAACTTAGTTAAAATAAATAAATTTTGCTGATATGAAAACATCAACAAAATTTATACAACCCTGGTCTGCAGGGAAATAATTTACCTACGCACCCTTCTTCTCAATGCTACAAAAGCTCCACCGAAGACTGCTACAATAATAACCAATGGCAGAACATATCCCACAAGCACTATCAAGGCATTTACCATTGAGATGAATCCGTTGACAGATTCGGATAGTGCATCCCTGATTCCCCATGAACGAGTAATTGGCCTTGGTTCTGTGACACGTATATTTATGGTTGAAAACTCGATCCGGTCTTCTAGGTAATTCAACCTTCCCGTAAGGCTTTCAATCTCACCGCGCACCCTGCCAAGTTCCTTTTCCACACTGAGAACCTCTTCAACCGTTACGGTCATATTGAGTATTTCCTGAAGGCGGGTTTCCTGTATTTTAAGATTATCCAGACGTGCAGTCACATCGATGTATTCTTCCGTTACATCCTGTGCATTTACACTTTTAGATGTTACTTCCCCCAAGTCCTCCACATTATCGAGGAACGAAGAATATTCGGATTC
Encoded proteins:
- the thiL gene encoding thiamine-phosphate kinase; its protein translation is MTGSTPVSEIGERSLIKRLSGIFNNGCNPDVRIGSGTDDCAVVDISGDEYMVITTDMLHRKTDFPLQMTPWQIGWMSAAVNFSDVASMGARPIGFLSAMGFSKDTDISFVEEISRGMDDCAKFCGTSVIGGDIDTHDELTITGTALGKVKKSELLTRKGVRIGDKVCVTGFAGSAGAALHAIEKNITIPGSLLNKLLTPIPCVNEAMKLASSGAVTCMMDTSDGLAMSLHDLADLNCVGFRIEEDSLPIQAEISEFITSDPDVLTEFALYTGGDFELLFTVSPDKLETAQSVCYLNVIGEVVEQDVGTVIRCRNGQNLTIYRKGYLQLGD
- a CDS encoding DUF4349 domain-containing protein — its product is MKIKYFSVIIFLLVATLISGCMGVNEKTSSQSADYLVVEDYDDSFARNAAVGEAEYDGDYGGASNGFVDRKTITTVDMTLRVNDAAASLDEISKMALASGGYVSSSSVYDSYYESDAGKEGYVTVRVPESEYSSFLDNVEDLGEVTSKSVNAQDVTEEYIDVTARLDNLKIQETRLQEILNMTVTVEEVLSVEKELGRVRGEIESLTGRLNYLEDRIEFSTINIRVTEPRPITRSWGIRDALSESVNGFISMVNALIVLVGYVLPLVIIVAVFGGAFVALRRRVRR